The following proteins are co-located in the Phyllostomus discolor isolate MPI-MPIP mPhyDis1 chromosome 1, mPhyDis1.pri.v3, whole genome shotgun sequence genome:
- the FGFR3 gene encoding fibroblast growth factor receptor 3 isoform X2, whose translation MGAPVWAIALCVAVVVAARTTSGLPAAEQRVVRRVAEDPEPEPGQQEQLVFGSGDTVELSCPSPAGGPAGPTLWVKDGAGLAPSDRVLVGPRRLQVLNASHEDAGAYSCRQRLTQRVLCRFSVRVTDAPSSGDDEDEEEEMEDTAGAPYWTRPERMEKKLLAVPAANTVRFRCPAAGNPTPSITWLKNGKEFRGEHRIGGIKLRHQQWSLVMESVVPSDRGNYTCVVRNRLGSIRQTYTLDVLERSPHRPILQAGLPANQTAVLGSDVEFHCKVYSDAQPHIQWLKHVEVNGSKVGPDGTPYVTVLKSWISEAVEADARLRLANVSERDGGRYLCRASNFIGVSEKAFWLRVRGPPAAEEELVAAGAAGSVYAGVLSYGTGFVLFILVVAAVTLCRLRSPPKKGLAPAVHKVSRFPLKRQQVSLESNSSMNSNTPLVRIARLSSGEGPALANVSELELPADPKWELPRARLTLGKPLGEGCFGQVVMAEAIGIDKDRAAKPVTVAVKMLKDDATDKDLSDLVSEMEMMKMIGKHKNIINLLGACTQGGPLYVLVEFAAKGNLREYLRARRPPGTDYSFDTCQLPEEQLTFKDLVSCAYQVARGMEYLASQKCIHRDLAARNVLVTEDNVMKIADFGLARDVHNLDYYKKTTNGRLPVKWMAPEALFDRVYTHQSDVWSFGVLLWEIFTLGGSPYPGVPVEELFKLLKEGHRMDRPANCTHDLYMIMRECWHAVPSQRPTFKQLVEDLDRILTVTSTDEYLDLSVPFEQYSPGGPDTPSSSSSGDDSVFAHDLLHPAPPSSGGPQT comes from the exons ATGGGCGCCCCGGTTTGGGCTATCGCGCTCTGCGTGGCCGTAGTGGTCGCGGCCCGTACCACCTCGGGGCTCCCGGCCGCGGAGCAGCGCGTCGTGCGGAGAGTGGCAG AGGACCCGGAGCCCGAGCCCGGCCAGCAGGAGCAGCTGGTCTTCGGCAGCGGGGACACCGTGGAGCTGAGCTGCCCCTCACCCGCAGGCGGCCCCGCGGGGCCCACCCTCTGGGTTAAGGACGGGGCAGGCCTGGCGCCCTCGGACCGCGTGCTGGTGGGGCCGCGGCGGCTGCAGGTGCTCAACGCCTCCCACGAGGACGCCGGGGCCTACAGCTGCCGGCAGAGGCTCACCCAGCGGGTCCTGTGCCGCTTCAGTGTGCGGGTGACAG ATGCCCCGTCCTCCGGAGACgatgaggatgaggaggaggagatggaagaCACAG CAGGGGCCCCGTACTGGACGCGGCCCGAGCGGATGGAGAAGAAGCTGCTGGCCGTGCCGGCCGCCAACACCGTCCGCTTCCGCTGCCCGGCCGCCGGCAACCCCACGCCGTCCATCACCTGGCTGAAGAACGGCAAGGAGTTCCGGGGCGAGCACCGCATCGGGGGCATCAAG CTGCGCCACCAGCAGTGGAGCCTGGTCATGGAGAGCGTGGTGCCCTCGGACCGCGGCAACTACACCTGCGTCGTGCGGAACCGGCTGGGCAGCATCCGGCAGACCTACACGCTGGACGTGCTGG AGCGCTCTCCGCACCGGCCCATCCTGCAGGCGGGGCTGCCGGCCAACCAGACGGCGGTGCTGGGCAGCGACGTGGAGTTCCACTGCAAGGTGTACAGCGACGCCCAGCCCCACATCCAGTGGCTGAAGCACGTGGAGGTGAACGGCAGCAAGGTGGGGCCGGACGGCACGCCCTACGTCACCGTGCTCAAG TCCTGGATCAGTGAGGCTGTGGAGGCCGACGCGCGGCTGCGCCTGGCCAATGTGTCGGAGCGCGACGGGGGCCGGTACCTCTGTCGGGCGTCCAATTTCATAGGCGTGTCCGAGAAGGCCTTTTGGCTGCGCGTTCGCGGGCCCCCCGCAG CCGAGGAGGAGCTGGTGGCGGCGGGCGCGGCGGGCAGCGTGTACGCGGGCGTCCTCAGCTACGGCACGGGCTTCGTGCTCTTCATCCTGGTGGTGGCCGCCGTGACGCTCTGCCGCCTGCGCAGCCCCCCCAAGAAGGGCCTGGCGCCCGCCGTGCACAAGGTCTCGCGCTTCCCGCTGAAGCGACAG CAGGTGTCCTTGGAGTCCAACTCCTCCATGAACTCCAACACGCCGCTGGTGCGCATCGCCCGGCTGTCCTCGGGGGAGGGCCCCGCGCTGGCCAACGTCTCGGAGCTCGAGCTGCCCGCCGACCCCAAGTGGGAGCTGCCCCGGGCCCG GCTGACCCTGGGCAAGCCCCTCGGGGAGGGCTGCTTCGGCCAGGTGGTCATGGCGGAGGCCATCGGCATCGACAAGGACCGGGCCGCCAAGCCGGTCACCGTGGCCGTGAAGATGCTGAAAG ACGATGCCACCGACAAGGACCTGTCCGACCTGGTGTCGGAGATGGAGATGATGAAGATGATCGGGAAGCACAAGAACATCATCAACCTGCTGGGCGCCTGCACCCAGGGCG GGCCCCTGTATGTGCTGGTGGAGTTCGCGGCCAAGGGCAACCTGCGCGAGTACCTGCGGGCCCGGCGGCCCCCGGGCACGGACTACTCCTTCGACACCTGCCAGCTGCCCGAGGAGCAGCTCACCTTCAAGGACCTGGTGTCCTGTGCCTACCAGGTGGCGCGGGGCATGGAGTACCTGGCCTCGCAGAAG TGCATCCACAGGGACCTGGCGGCCCGCAACGTGCTGGTGACGGAGGACAACGTGATGAAGATCGCGGACTTCGGCCTGGCCCGTGACGTGCACAACCTCGACTACTACAAGAAGACCACCAAC GGCCGGCTGCCCGTGAAGTGGATGGCGCCCGAGGCCCTGTTCGACCGCGTCTACACCCACCAGAGTGACGT GTGGTCCTTCGGGGTCCTGCTCTGGGAGATCTTCACCCTGGGGGGCTCGCCGTACCCCGGCGTCCCTGTGGAGGAGCTCTTCAAGCTGCTGAAGGAAGGCCACCGCATGGACAGGCCGGCCAACTGCACCCATGACCT gtacATGATCATGCGGGAGTGCTGGCACGCCGTGCCCTCGCAGCGGCCCACCTTCAAGCAGCTGGTGGAGGACCTGGACCGCATCCTCACGGTGACATCCACGGAT GAGTACCTGGACCTGTCGGTGCCCTTCGAGCAGTACTCGCCGGGCGGCCCGGAcacccccagctccagctcctcgGGGGACGACTCCGTGTTTGCCCACGACCTGCTGCACCCGGCCCCCCCCAGCAGCGGGGGCCCGCAGACGTGA
- the FGFR3 gene encoding fibroblast growth factor receptor 3 isoform X9, protein MGAPVWAIALCVAVVVAARTTSGLPAAEQRVVRRVAEDPEPEPGQQEQLVFGSGDTVELSCPSPAGGPAGPTLWVKDGAGLAPSDRVLVGPRRLQVLNASHEDAGAYSCRQRLTQRVLCRFSVRVTDAPSSGDDEDEEEEMEDTGAPYWTRPERMEKKLLAVPAANTVRFRCPAAGNPTPSITWLKNGKEFRGEHRIGGIKLRHQQWSLVMESVVPSDRGNYTCVVRNRLGSIRQTYTLDVLERSPHRPILQAGLPANQTAVLGSDVEFHCKVYSDAQPHIQWLKHVEVNGSKVGPDGTPYVTVLKTAGANTTDKELEVLSLRNVTFEDAGEYTCLAGNSIGFSHHSAWLVVLPAEEELVAAGAAGSVYAGVLSYGTGFVLFILVVAAVTLCRLRSPPKKGLAPAVHKVSRFPLKRQQVSLESNSSMNSNTPLVRIARLSSGEGPALANVSELELPADPKWELPRARLTLGKPLGEGCFGQVVMAEAIGIDKDRAAKPVTVAVKMLKDDATDKDLSDLVSEMEMMKMIGKHKNIINLLGACTQGGPLYVLVEFAAKGNLREYLRARRPPGTDYSFDTCQLPEEQLTFKDLVSCAYQVARGMEYLASQKCIHRDLAARNVLVTEDNVMKIADFGLARDVHNLDYYKKTTNGRLPVKWMAPEALFDRVYTHQSDVWSFGVLLWEIFTLGGSPYPGVPVEELFKLLKEGHRMDRPANCTHDLYMIMRECWHAVPSQRPTFKQLVEDLDRILTVTSTDEYLDLSVPFEQYSPGGPDTPSSSSSGDDSVFAHDLLHPAPPSSGGPQT, encoded by the exons ATGGGCGCCCCGGTTTGGGCTATCGCGCTCTGCGTGGCCGTAGTGGTCGCGGCCCGTACCACCTCGGGGCTCCCGGCCGCGGAGCAGCGCGTCGTGCGGAGAGTGGCAG AGGACCCGGAGCCCGAGCCCGGCCAGCAGGAGCAGCTGGTCTTCGGCAGCGGGGACACCGTGGAGCTGAGCTGCCCCTCACCCGCAGGCGGCCCCGCGGGGCCCACCCTCTGGGTTAAGGACGGGGCAGGCCTGGCGCCCTCGGACCGCGTGCTGGTGGGGCCGCGGCGGCTGCAGGTGCTCAACGCCTCCCACGAGGACGCCGGGGCCTACAGCTGCCGGCAGAGGCTCACCCAGCGGGTCCTGTGCCGCTTCAGTGTGCGGGTGACAG ATGCCCCGTCCTCCGGAGACgatgaggatgaggaggaggagatggaagaCACAG GGGCCCCGTACTGGACGCGGCCCGAGCGGATGGAGAAGAAGCTGCTGGCCGTGCCGGCCGCCAACACCGTCCGCTTCCGCTGCCCGGCCGCCGGCAACCCCACGCCGTCCATCACCTGGCTGAAGAACGGCAAGGAGTTCCGGGGCGAGCACCGCATCGGGGGCATCAAG CTGCGCCACCAGCAGTGGAGCCTGGTCATGGAGAGCGTGGTGCCCTCGGACCGCGGCAACTACACCTGCGTCGTGCGGAACCGGCTGGGCAGCATCCGGCAGACCTACACGCTGGACGTGCTGG AGCGCTCTCCGCACCGGCCCATCCTGCAGGCGGGGCTGCCGGCCAACCAGACGGCGGTGCTGGGCAGCGACGTGGAGTTCCACTGCAAGGTGTACAGCGACGCCCAGCCCCACATCCAGTGGCTGAAGCACGTGGAGGTGAACGGCAGCAAGGTGGGGCCGGACGGCACGCCCTACGTCACCGTGCTCAAG ACGGCGGGCGCCAACACCACCGACAAGGAGCTGGAGGTTCTGTCCTTGCGCAATGTCACCTTTGAGGACGCGGGGGAGTACACCTGTCTGGCGGGCAATTCTATCGGGTTTTCCCATCACTCTGCGTGGCTGGTGGTGCTGCCAG CCGAGGAGGAGCTGGTGGCGGCGGGCGCGGCGGGCAGCGTGTACGCGGGCGTCCTCAGCTACGGCACGGGCTTCGTGCTCTTCATCCTGGTGGTGGCCGCCGTGACGCTCTGCCGCCTGCGCAGCCCCCCCAAGAAGGGCCTGGCGCCCGCCGTGCACAAGGTCTCGCGCTTCCCGCTGAAGCGACAG CAGGTGTCCTTGGAGTCCAACTCCTCCATGAACTCCAACACGCCGCTGGTGCGCATCGCCCGGCTGTCCTCGGGGGAGGGCCCCGCGCTGGCCAACGTCTCGGAGCTCGAGCTGCCCGCCGACCCCAAGTGGGAGCTGCCCCGGGCCCG GCTGACCCTGGGCAAGCCCCTCGGGGAGGGCTGCTTCGGCCAGGTGGTCATGGCGGAGGCCATCGGCATCGACAAGGACCGGGCCGCCAAGCCGGTCACCGTGGCCGTGAAGATGCTGAAAG ACGATGCCACCGACAAGGACCTGTCCGACCTGGTGTCGGAGATGGAGATGATGAAGATGATCGGGAAGCACAAGAACATCATCAACCTGCTGGGCGCCTGCACCCAGGGCG GGCCCCTGTATGTGCTGGTGGAGTTCGCGGCCAAGGGCAACCTGCGCGAGTACCTGCGGGCCCGGCGGCCCCCGGGCACGGACTACTCCTTCGACACCTGCCAGCTGCCCGAGGAGCAGCTCACCTTCAAGGACCTGGTGTCCTGTGCCTACCAGGTGGCGCGGGGCATGGAGTACCTGGCCTCGCAGAAG TGCATCCACAGGGACCTGGCGGCCCGCAACGTGCTGGTGACGGAGGACAACGTGATGAAGATCGCGGACTTCGGCCTGGCCCGTGACGTGCACAACCTCGACTACTACAAGAAGACCACCAAC GGCCGGCTGCCCGTGAAGTGGATGGCGCCCGAGGCCCTGTTCGACCGCGTCTACACCCACCAGAGTGACGT GTGGTCCTTCGGGGTCCTGCTCTGGGAGATCTTCACCCTGGGGGGCTCGCCGTACCCCGGCGTCCCTGTGGAGGAGCTCTTCAAGCTGCTGAAGGAAGGCCACCGCATGGACAGGCCGGCCAACTGCACCCATGACCT gtacATGATCATGCGGGAGTGCTGGCACGCCGTGCCCTCGCAGCGGCCCACCTTCAAGCAGCTGGTGGAGGACCTGGACCGCATCCTCACGGTGACATCCACGGAT GAGTACCTGGACCTGTCGGTGCCCTTCGAGCAGTACTCGCCGGGCGGCCCGGAcacccccagctccagctcctcgGGGGACGACTCCGTGTTTGCCCACGACCTGCTGCACCCGGCCCCCCCCAGCAGCGGGGGCCCGCAGACGTGA
- the FGFR3 gene encoding fibroblast growth factor receptor 3 isoform X3 codes for MGAPVWAIALCVAVVVAARTTSGLPAAEQRVVRRVAEDPEPEPGQQEQLVFGSGDTVELSCPSPAGGPAGPTLWVKDGAGLAPSDRVLVGPRRLQVLNASHEDAGAYSCRQRLTQRVLCRFSVRVTDAPSSGDDEDEEEEMEDTGAPYWTRPERMEKKLLAVPAANTVRFRCPAAGNPTPSITWLKNGKEFRGEHRIGGIKLRHQQWSLVMESVVPSDRGNYTCVVRNRLGSIRQTYTLDVLERSPHRPILQAGLPANQTAVLGSDVEFHCKVYSDAQPHIQWLKHVEVNGSKVGPDGTPYVTVLKSWISEAVEADARLRLANVSERDGGRYLCRASNFIGVSEKAFWLRVRGPPAAEEELVAAGAAGSVYAGVLSYGTGFVLFILVVAAVTLCRLRSPPKKGLAPAVHKVSRFPLKRQVTVSLESNSSMNSNTPLVRIARLSSGEGPALANVSELELPADPKWELPRARLTLGKPLGEGCFGQVVMAEAIGIDKDRAAKPVTVAVKMLKDDATDKDLSDLVSEMEMMKMIGKHKNIINLLGACTQGGPLYVLVEFAAKGNLREYLRARRPPGTDYSFDTCQLPEEQLTFKDLVSCAYQVARGMEYLASQKCIHRDLAARNVLVTEDNVMKIADFGLARDVHNLDYYKKTTNGRLPVKWMAPEALFDRVYTHQSDVWSFGVLLWEIFTLGGSPYPGVPVEELFKLLKEGHRMDRPANCTHDLYMIMRECWHAVPSQRPTFKQLVEDLDRILTVTSTDEYLDLSVPFEQYSPGGPDTPSSSSSGDDSVFAHDLLHPAPPSSGGPQT; via the exons ATGGGCGCCCCGGTTTGGGCTATCGCGCTCTGCGTGGCCGTAGTGGTCGCGGCCCGTACCACCTCGGGGCTCCCGGCCGCGGAGCAGCGCGTCGTGCGGAGAGTGGCAG AGGACCCGGAGCCCGAGCCCGGCCAGCAGGAGCAGCTGGTCTTCGGCAGCGGGGACACCGTGGAGCTGAGCTGCCCCTCACCCGCAGGCGGCCCCGCGGGGCCCACCCTCTGGGTTAAGGACGGGGCAGGCCTGGCGCCCTCGGACCGCGTGCTGGTGGGGCCGCGGCGGCTGCAGGTGCTCAACGCCTCCCACGAGGACGCCGGGGCCTACAGCTGCCGGCAGAGGCTCACCCAGCGGGTCCTGTGCCGCTTCAGTGTGCGGGTGACAG ATGCCCCGTCCTCCGGAGACgatgaggatgaggaggaggagatggaagaCACAG GGGCCCCGTACTGGACGCGGCCCGAGCGGATGGAGAAGAAGCTGCTGGCCGTGCCGGCCGCCAACACCGTCCGCTTCCGCTGCCCGGCCGCCGGCAACCCCACGCCGTCCATCACCTGGCTGAAGAACGGCAAGGAGTTCCGGGGCGAGCACCGCATCGGGGGCATCAAG CTGCGCCACCAGCAGTGGAGCCTGGTCATGGAGAGCGTGGTGCCCTCGGACCGCGGCAACTACACCTGCGTCGTGCGGAACCGGCTGGGCAGCATCCGGCAGACCTACACGCTGGACGTGCTGG AGCGCTCTCCGCACCGGCCCATCCTGCAGGCGGGGCTGCCGGCCAACCAGACGGCGGTGCTGGGCAGCGACGTGGAGTTCCACTGCAAGGTGTACAGCGACGCCCAGCCCCACATCCAGTGGCTGAAGCACGTGGAGGTGAACGGCAGCAAGGTGGGGCCGGACGGCACGCCCTACGTCACCGTGCTCAAG TCCTGGATCAGTGAGGCTGTGGAGGCCGACGCGCGGCTGCGCCTGGCCAATGTGTCGGAGCGCGACGGGGGCCGGTACCTCTGTCGGGCGTCCAATTTCATAGGCGTGTCCGAGAAGGCCTTTTGGCTGCGCGTTCGCGGGCCCCCCGCAG CCGAGGAGGAGCTGGTGGCGGCGGGCGCGGCGGGCAGCGTGTACGCGGGCGTCCTCAGCTACGGCACGGGCTTCGTGCTCTTCATCCTGGTGGTGGCCGCCGTGACGCTCTGCCGCCTGCGCAGCCCCCCCAAGAAGGGCCTGGCGCCCGCCGTGCACAAGGTCTCGCGCTTCCCGCTGAAGCGACAGGTAACA GTGTCCTTGGAGTCCAACTCCTCCATGAACTCCAACACGCCGCTGGTGCGCATCGCCCGGCTGTCCTCGGGGGAGGGCCCCGCGCTGGCCAACGTCTCGGAGCTCGAGCTGCCCGCCGACCCCAAGTGGGAGCTGCCCCGGGCCCG GCTGACCCTGGGCAAGCCCCTCGGGGAGGGCTGCTTCGGCCAGGTGGTCATGGCGGAGGCCATCGGCATCGACAAGGACCGGGCCGCCAAGCCGGTCACCGTGGCCGTGAAGATGCTGAAAG ACGATGCCACCGACAAGGACCTGTCCGACCTGGTGTCGGAGATGGAGATGATGAAGATGATCGGGAAGCACAAGAACATCATCAACCTGCTGGGCGCCTGCACCCAGGGCG GGCCCCTGTATGTGCTGGTGGAGTTCGCGGCCAAGGGCAACCTGCGCGAGTACCTGCGGGCCCGGCGGCCCCCGGGCACGGACTACTCCTTCGACACCTGCCAGCTGCCCGAGGAGCAGCTCACCTTCAAGGACCTGGTGTCCTGTGCCTACCAGGTGGCGCGGGGCATGGAGTACCTGGCCTCGCAGAAG TGCATCCACAGGGACCTGGCGGCCCGCAACGTGCTGGTGACGGAGGACAACGTGATGAAGATCGCGGACTTCGGCCTGGCCCGTGACGTGCACAACCTCGACTACTACAAGAAGACCACCAAC GGCCGGCTGCCCGTGAAGTGGATGGCGCCCGAGGCCCTGTTCGACCGCGTCTACACCCACCAGAGTGACGT GTGGTCCTTCGGGGTCCTGCTCTGGGAGATCTTCACCCTGGGGGGCTCGCCGTACCCCGGCGTCCCTGTGGAGGAGCTCTTCAAGCTGCTGAAGGAAGGCCACCGCATGGACAGGCCGGCCAACTGCACCCATGACCT gtacATGATCATGCGGGAGTGCTGGCACGCCGTGCCCTCGCAGCGGCCCACCTTCAAGCAGCTGGTGGAGGACCTGGACCGCATCCTCACGGTGACATCCACGGAT GAGTACCTGGACCTGTCGGTGCCCTTCGAGCAGTACTCGCCGGGCGGCCCGGAcacccccagctccagctcctcgGGGGACGACTCCGTGTTTGCCCACGACCTGCTGCACCCGGCCCCCCCCAGCAGCGGGGGCCCGCAGACGTGA
- the FGFR3 gene encoding fibroblast growth factor receptor 3 isoform X8: MGAPVWAIALCVAVVVAARTTSGLPAAEQRVVRRVAEDPEPEPGQQEQLVFGSGDTVELSCPSPAGGPAGPTLWVKDGAGLAPSDRVLVGPRRLQVLNASHEDAGAYSCRQRLTQRVLCRFSVRVTDAPSSGDDEDEEEEMEDTAGAPYWTRPERMEKKLLAVPAANTVRFRCPAAGNPTPSITWLKNGKEFRGEHRIGGIKLRHQQWSLVMESVVPSDRGNYTCVVRNRLGSIRQTYTLDVLERSPHRPILQAGLPANQTAVLGSDVEFHCKVYSDAQPHIQWLKHVEVNGSKVGPDGTPYVTVLKTAGANTTDKELEVLSLRNVTFEDAGEYTCLAGNSIGFSHHSAWLVVLPAEEELVAAGAAGSVYAGVLSYGTGFVLFILVVAAVTLCRLRSPPKKGLAPAVHKVSRFPLKRQVSLESNSSMNSNTPLVRIARLSSGEGPALANVSELELPADPKWELPRARLTLGKPLGEGCFGQVVMAEAIGIDKDRAAKPVTVAVKMLKDDATDKDLSDLVSEMEMMKMIGKHKNIINLLGACTQGGPLYVLVEFAAKGNLREYLRARRPPGTDYSFDTCQLPEEQLTFKDLVSCAYQVARGMEYLASQKCIHRDLAARNVLVTEDNVMKIADFGLARDVHNLDYYKKTTNGRLPVKWMAPEALFDRVYTHQSDVWSFGVLLWEIFTLGGSPYPGVPVEELFKLLKEGHRMDRPANCTHDLYMIMRECWHAVPSQRPTFKQLVEDLDRILTVTSTDEYLDLSVPFEQYSPGGPDTPSSSSSGDDSVFAHDLLHPAPPSSGGPQT, from the exons ATGGGCGCCCCGGTTTGGGCTATCGCGCTCTGCGTGGCCGTAGTGGTCGCGGCCCGTACCACCTCGGGGCTCCCGGCCGCGGAGCAGCGCGTCGTGCGGAGAGTGGCAG AGGACCCGGAGCCCGAGCCCGGCCAGCAGGAGCAGCTGGTCTTCGGCAGCGGGGACACCGTGGAGCTGAGCTGCCCCTCACCCGCAGGCGGCCCCGCGGGGCCCACCCTCTGGGTTAAGGACGGGGCAGGCCTGGCGCCCTCGGACCGCGTGCTGGTGGGGCCGCGGCGGCTGCAGGTGCTCAACGCCTCCCACGAGGACGCCGGGGCCTACAGCTGCCGGCAGAGGCTCACCCAGCGGGTCCTGTGCCGCTTCAGTGTGCGGGTGACAG ATGCCCCGTCCTCCGGAGACgatgaggatgaggaggaggagatggaagaCACAG CAGGGGCCCCGTACTGGACGCGGCCCGAGCGGATGGAGAAGAAGCTGCTGGCCGTGCCGGCCGCCAACACCGTCCGCTTCCGCTGCCCGGCCGCCGGCAACCCCACGCCGTCCATCACCTGGCTGAAGAACGGCAAGGAGTTCCGGGGCGAGCACCGCATCGGGGGCATCAAG CTGCGCCACCAGCAGTGGAGCCTGGTCATGGAGAGCGTGGTGCCCTCGGACCGCGGCAACTACACCTGCGTCGTGCGGAACCGGCTGGGCAGCATCCGGCAGACCTACACGCTGGACGTGCTGG AGCGCTCTCCGCACCGGCCCATCCTGCAGGCGGGGCTGCCGGCCAACCAGACGGCGGTGCTGGGCAGCGACGTGGAGTTCCACTGCAAGGTGTACAGCGACGCCCAGCCCCACATCCAGTGGCTGAAGCACGTGGAGGTGAACGGCAGCAAGGTGGGGCCGGACGGCACGCCCTACGTCACCGTGCTCAAG ACGGCGGGCGCCAACACCACCGACAAGGAGCTGGAGGTTCTGTCCTTGCGCAATGTCACCTTTGAGGACGCGGGGGAGTACACCTGTCTGGCGGGCAATTCTATCGGGTTTTCCCATCACTCTGCGTGGCTGGTGGTGCTGCCAG CCGAGGAGGAGCTGGTGGCGGCGGGCGCGGCGGGCAGCGTGTACGCGGGCGTCCTCAGCTACGGCACGGGCTTCGTGCTCTTCATCCTGGTGGTGGCCGCCGTGACGCTCTGCCGCCTGCGCAGCCCCCCCAAGAAGGGCCTGGCGCCCGCCGTGCACAAGGTCTCGCGCTTCCCGCTGAAGCGACAG GTGTCCTTGGAGTCCAACTCCTCCATGAACTCCAACACGCCGCTGGTGCGCATCGCCCGGCTGTCCTCGGGGGAGGGCCCCGCGCTGGCCAACGTCTCGGAGCTCGAGCTGCCCGCCGACCCCAAGTGGGAGCTGCCCCGGGCCCG GCTGACCCTGGGCAAGCCCCTCGGGGAGGGCTGCTTCGGCCAGGTGGTCATGGCGGAGGCCATCGGCATCGACAAGGACCGGGCCGCCAAGCCGGTCACCGTGGCCGTGAAGATGCTGAAAG ACGATGCCACCGACAAGGACCTGTCCGACCTGGTGTCGGAGATGGAGATGATGAAGATGATCGGGAAGCACAAGAACATCATCAACCTGCTGGGCGCCTGCACCCAGGGCG GGCCCCTGTATGTGCTGGTGGAGTTCGCGGCCAAGGGCAACCTGCGCGAGTACCTGCGGGCCCGGCGGCCCCCGGGCACGGACTACTCCTTCGACACCTGCCAGCTGCCCGAGGAGCAGCTCACCTTCAAGGACCTGGTGTCCTGTGCCTACCAGGTGGCGCGGGGCATGGAGTACCTGGCCTCGCAGAAG TGCATCCACAGGGACCTGGCGGCCCGCAACGTGCTGGTGACGGAGGACAACGTGATGAAGATCGCGGACTTCGGCCTGGCCCGTGACGTGCACAACCTCGACTACTACAAGAAGACCACCAAC GGCCGGCTGCCCGTGAAGTGGATGGCGCCCGAGGCCCTGTTCGACCGCGTCTACACCCACCAGAGTGACGT GTGGTCCTTCGGGGTCCTGCTCTGGGAGATCTTCACCCTGGGGGGCTCGCCGTACCCCGGCGTCCCTGTGGAGGAGCTCTTCAAGCTGCTGAAGGAAGGCCACCGCATGGACAGGCCGGCCAACTGCACCCATGACCT gtacATGATCATGCGGGAGTGCTGGCACGCCGTGCCCTCGCAGCGGCCCACCTTCAAGCAGCTGGTGGAGGACCTGGACCGCATCCTCACGGTGACATCCACGGAT GAGTACCTGGACCTGTCGGTGCCCTTCGAGCAGTACTCGCCGGGCGGCCCGGAcacccccagctccagctcctcgGGGGACGACTCCGTGTTTGCCCACGACCTGCTGCACCCGGCCCCCCCCAGCAGCGGGGGCCCGCAGACGTGA